CCAACAAGAAGGGTGGCAGACTAACAGGGGTGGCAATATATATGTTACATAGGATAGTATACTACTACTATATGTATGATGGGGTGGCGGCTGCCCCTTTTCTTCACTACCTGGTTCCGTCCCTGAGTGAGTTGTCACCTAAACATTGACTTCGTCAAAACTGAGGTTTTATAAAAGGGGCTAAAGGGGCGAAAAATGAGAGGGAATATGGTGTATTTTATgggtaaaaaaatagaataaaaaataaaaagaagctTCTCAAACAAAGTCAATCGATTGCATACTGTCGGTACAATTTTTCAAACATTCAATATTACTACTATCTTtataatttgtttgaaattgatttaaatttatAGTTACTTATAtgttaaaatcttaaattttatttagattatatttatttaaattgtaacaaaaaaaattatttaaattttataattattttatttaccaCACACACtagttacttttatttattttgaattaattaaacATTTGGTACCTTAAGTTTAatttaagtttcaatttagtctcttaataaaaagtttaaattttgtcatttacgtttaaaaagtattaatttgatCCTTTACGTTTTcattaagtttcaatttggtcataTTGTCTAACACAGTTTGAATTATACACATGTCGGTGTGTCCGAGTATCCACGTATATGCAAACGAGCTGCCACATGTGataaaattgacggaaatgaccgACTAATGCAACCGATAAAAACTTAaaaggaacaaaattgattctttatgaaaataagagaTCAAATTGAAACTTCCAACAACAGTTTCAGCTAACAACGGCTAGGCATGCGAGAGCTTGTAGGTGGCCGTATGAACCATACACTCCTCCTCTCCGTTCTATGTCATTCTATAAAATGCCTCGCAACATTTCCGAATTACAAGCATTGGTTTCTTCATTCCACAAATCAAAAAACCCACTTCTTGCTTTGGAACTTCTCTCCAAAGCACTAGACCAAAACCCAGATATCAAAACCTTGAAAAATTTCCATACCAAGATTTTTTACCTCAATTCACATCAAAATCCATCTCTAGGGATCAAACTCATGAGGGCATATGCTGCTTGTGGAGAACCTGGAATGACACGCaaggtgtttgatgaaatgtttGAGAGAAATATTGTTTTCTACAATGTTATGATTAGAAGCTATGTCAATAATTATTTGTACAATGatgctttgtttgtttttaggGATATGGTTAATGGAGGGTTTAGACCTGATAATTATACGTATCCTTGTGTTCTTAAGGCTTGCTCTTGTTCAGAAAATTTGAGTTTTGGGTTGCAGATTCATGGAGATTTGTTGAAGGTTCGAAtggatttgaatttgtttgttgGGAATGGTCTTATTGCTATGTATGGGAAATGTGGTTGCTTGGTTGAGGCGCGGCGTGTGTTTGATGAGATGTTGTGCAGGGATGTTGTTTCGTGGAATTCCATGGTTGCGGGGTATGCACAAAATAAGCGGTTTGATGATGCGTTGGAGATTTGTAGGGAAATGGAGGATTTGGGACAAAAACCAGATGGAGGTACCATCGCTAGTCTCATGCCAGCTGTAGCCAATACTTTGTCGGAGAATGTTTTGTGTGTTGAGAAGATTTTTGTGAATTTGGAGTGGAAGAATTTGATTTCGTGGAATGTGATGATAAGAGTTTATCTGAAAAACTCCATGCCTACGAAAGCCGTGGATTTGTAATTGCAAATGGAGAAAAGTGGAGTAGAACCGGATGCAATCACATGTGCCAGTGTTCTTCCAGCATGCGGAGATCTTTCAGCATTGTTGTTAGGAAGGAGGATTCATGAATACCTTGAGAGGAGGAATTTACGTCCAAATTTGCTATTGGAGAATTCTTTGATAGATATGTATGCTAGGTGTGGATGTTTAGAAGATGCAAAAAGGGTTTTCGACAGAATGAAGTTCCGTGATGTTGCATCTTGGACTTCGTTGATATCTGCTTATGGTATGACCGGGAAAGGCTGTAATGCTGTCGCACTCTTCACAGAAATGCTAAATTCAGGTCAAATTCCAGATTCTATCGCATTCGTCGCAATTCTCTCGGCTTGCAGTCATTCAGGGTTACTGGATGAAGGGAAGATTTACTTTAAACAGATGACCAATGATTATAGAATAACACCAAGAATCGAACACTTTGCTTGTATGGTTGATCTATTAGGACGTGCTGGACGTGTAGACGAGGCCTATAATTTTATCAAAGAAATGCCAATTGAGCCTAATGAAAGAGTTTGGGGGACACTTCTTAGCGCTTGCAGGGTGTATCTCAAATCAGAATTACCAAAAACCTTCGTGTTTGTGGAGACTGCCATATTGCTGCAAAGTTAATCTCCAAAATAGTTGAACGCGAAATTGTTGTTAGAGATACTAATAGATTTCACCATTTTAAGGATGGTGTATGCTCTTGTGGTGATTATTGGTGAGGAAGGGTTCCGATGAAAATTTAACCGGAACTCCCCGCTATGAACACTAGAAT
This genomic interval from Trifolium pratense cultivar HEN17-A07 linkage group LG6, ARS_RC_1.1, whole genome shotgun sequence contains the following:
- the LOC123890575 gene encoding putative pentatricopeptide repeat-containing protein At3g49142 isoform X2 → MCQCSSSMRRSFSIVVRKEDSNLLLENSLIDMYARCGCLEDAKRVFDRMKFRDVASWTSLISAYGMTGKGCNAVALFTEMLNSGQIPDSIAFVAILSACSHSGLLDEGKIYFKQMTNDYRITPRIEHFACMVDLLGRAGRVDEAYNFIKEMPIEPNERVWGTLLSACRVYLKSELPKTFVFVETAILLQS
- the LOC123890575 gene encoding putative pentatricopeptide repeat-containing protein At3g49142 isoform X1, with protein sequence MEKSGVEPDAITCASVLPACGDLSALLLGRRIHEYLERRNLRPNLLLENSLIDMYARCGCLEDAKRVFDRMKFRDVASWTSLISAYGMTGKGCNAVALFTEMLNSGQIPDSIAFVAILSACSHSGLLDEGKIYFKQMTNDYRITPRIEHFACMVDLLGRAGRVDEAYNFIKEMPIEPNERVWGTLLSACRVYLKSELPKTFVFVETAILLQS
- the LOC123890574 gene encoding putative pentatricopeptide repeat-containing protein At3g49142 codes for the protein MSFYKMPRNISELQALVSSFHKSKNPLLALELLSKALDQNPDIKTLKNFHTKIFYLNSHQNPSLGIKLMRAYAACGEPGMTRKVFDEMFERNIVFYNVMIRSYVNNYLYNDALFVFRDMVNGGFRPDNYTYPCVLKACSCSENLSFGLQIHGDLLKVRMDLNLFVGNGLIAMYGKCGCLVEARRVFDEMLCRDVVSWNSMVAGYAQNKRFDDALEICREMEDLGQKPDGGTIASLMPAVANTLSENVLCVEKIFVNLEWKNLISWNVMIRVYLKNSMPTKAVDL